In the genome of Myxococcus stipitatus, one region contains:
- a CDS encoding ABC transporter permease yields the protein MDTLLGGLRQTLRALLRNPGFALSCILLLAVGIGTSTALFSVVEGVLLRPLPYPSPERLVQLSELSREGKSMRFSDPNFEDVQARSRTLGTVAQVSGAMNVTVTGTDEPTFANLAFASRDFFRAFAVQPVTGRSFTDEEQSAGGAPVVVVSQAFWKRHLGGRPLPMSETLSFEGRAHTVVGVMPESFDYPVGTQMWTPREQEARRPSRTAHNWNVVGRLAPGVDLRAVQAELTGLARELKAQHGLETGMQDVAVVPLHESLVGSARSTLYLLLGAAAFLLLVAGANVTNLLLARAATRRRELAVHVALGAGPGALVRQFLSESLVLSLTGGALGALLATWGVPAMLAVDSGHLPRAAEVSVNATALFFAFGLSLLLAVGLGLVTALRAARQSPWATLTQSGRTQAGGGGAERMRRALVVGQLALALVLLVGAALLGRSLLGLLSVDPGYRTEDVAVLSLVLPPAKEEAAGRQNVQFQEHLLSKLEALPGVRAVGVVSSFPLEGGFSGNGTFVLLNRPDEVKNFDDFGRLAHERERAGYAEYRVASEGYFGALDIPLVRGRLFDARDTVDAPHVAVISEALAKAHWPGEDPLGKLIQFGNMDGDLRPFTVVGVVADVRDQGLDEAPKATLYGCSRQRLRASSFFHVAVHGASGSDALVAAVRPVLRELAPELPARLRTMESLHSSSLAARRFSLLLLGAFGVVALLLSVAGLAAVVSYAVAQRTQEFGIRFALGATSGDVLKLVLRQAAVLAGTGVVLGTLGSLALSRGLSGLVYGVSTTDPWVLAGVATLLLGVALLASWLPARRASRVDPMTVLRSGG from the coding sequence GTGGACACCCTTCTTGGTGGATTGCGCCAGACGCTGCGCGCACTGCTCCGCAACCCGGGCTTCGCGCTCAGTTGCATCTTGTTGCTGGCGGTCGGAATCGGGACGAGCACCGCCCTCTTCAGTGTGGTCGAAGGGGTGCTGCTGCGCCCCTTGCCCTACCCGAGCCCTGAGCGCCTCGTGCAGCTGTCCGAGCTCTCGCGCGAGGGCAAGTCGATGCGGTTCTCCGACCCCAACTTCGAGGACGTCCAGGCGCGCAGCCGGACCCTGGGGACGGTGGCCCAGGTGTCGGGGGCGATGAATGTCACCGTCACGGGGACCGATGAGCCGACCTTCGCGAACCTGGCGTTCGCCTCGCGCGACTTCTTCCGGGCCTTCGCGGTGCAGCCCGTCACGGGGCGCTCGTTCACGGACGAGGAGCAGAGCGCGGGAGGCGCTCCCGTGGTGGTGGTCAGCCAGGCCTTCTGGAAGCGCCACCTGGGCGGCCGGCCGCTGCCCATGTCGGAGACGCTGTCTTTCGAGGGCCGTGCGCACACCGTGGTGGGCGTGATGCCCGAGTCCTTCGACTATCCGGTGGGCACGCAGATGTGGACGCCGCGCGAGCAGGAGGCGCGCCGGCCGAGCCGCACCGCGCACAACTGGAACGTCGTGGGCCGCCTAGCGCCGGGAGTCGACCTGCGCGCGGTGCAGGCGGAGCTGACGGGGTTGGCGCGGGAGCTCAAGGCGCAGCACGGCCTGGAGACGGGCATGCAGGATGTCGCCGTGGTGCCGCTCCATGAGAGCCTCGTGGGGAGTGCCCGGTCGACGCTCTACCTGTTGCTGGGCGCGGCGGCCTTCCTGCTGCTGGTCGCGGGCGCCAACGTCACCAACCTGCTGCTGGCCCGGGCGGCGACGCGTCGGCGCGAGCTCGCGGTCCACGTCGCGCTGGGGGCGGGGCCGGGCGCTTTGGTGCGTCAGTTCCTCTCGGAGTCCCTGGTGCTGTCGCTGACGGGGGGCGCCCTGGGCGCGCTGCTCGCCACCTGGGGTGTGCCCGCGATGCTCGCCGTCGACTCGGGCCACCTGCCGCGCGCCGCGGAGGTCTCCGTGAATGCGACGGCGCTGTTCTTCGCGTTCGGGCTCTCGTTGCTGCTCGCGGTGGGCCTGGGATTGGTGACGGCGCTGCGCGCGGCGCGCCAGAGTCCCTGGGCCACGCTCACGCAGTCCGGGCGGACGCAGGCCGGAGGCGGGGGCGCGGAGCGCATGCGCCGGGCCCTGGTCGTCGGGCAGCTCGCGCTCGCGCTGGTGCTGCTGGTGGGCGCGGCGCTGCTCGGGCGGAGCCTCCTGGGGCTGCTCTCGGTGGACCCGGGCTACCGCACTGAGGACGTCGCGGTCCTCAGCCTGGTGCTTCCTCCCGCGAAGGAGGAGGCGGCGGGGCGTCAGAACGTCCAGTTCCAGGAGCACCTCCTCTCGAAGCTGGAGGCGCTGCCTGGGGTGCGCGCGGTGGGCGTGGTGAGCAGCTTCCCGCTCGAGGGCGGCTTCTCGGGCAATGGCACCTTCGTCCTGCTCAACCGCCCCGATGAGGTGAAGAACTTCGACGACTTCGGTCGCCTGGCGCACGAGCGCGAGCGCGCCGGTTACGCGGAGTATCGCGTGGCGAGCGAGGGCTACTTCGGCGCGCTCGACATCCCGCTGGTGCGAGGGCGCCTCTTCGATGCTCGCGACACCGTGGATGCGCCGCACGTGGCGGTCATCAGCGAGGCGCTCGCGAAGGCCCACTGGCCCGGTGAGGACCCGCTGGGCAAGCTCATCCAGTTCGGCAACATGGACGGGGACCTGCGCCCCTTCACCGTCGTGGGCGTGGTGGCGGATGTCCGCGACCAGGGCCTGGATGAGGCGCCCAAGGCGACGCTCTATGGCTGCTCACGGCAGCGGCTGCGAGCGTCCTCCTTCTTCCATGTCGCCGTGCACGGTGCCTCGGGCTCCGATGCTTTGGTCGCCGCGGTGCGCCCCGTCCTGCGCGAGCTGGCTCCCGAGCTGCCGGCGCGCCTGCGCACGATGGAGAGCCTCCACTCCAGCTCCTTGGCCGCGCGGCGCTTCAGCCTCCTGCTGCTGGGCGCGTTCGGTGTCGTCGCCCTGTTGCTCTCGGTGGCGGGCCTGGCGGCGGTGGTCTCCTATGCGGTGGCGCAGCGCACGCAGGAGTTCGGCATCCGCTTCGCGCTGGGCGCCACGTCCGGGGACGTGCTGAAGCTGGTGCTCCGACAGGCGGCGGTCCTCGCGGGGACGGGCGTGGTGCTCGGCACCCTGGGCTCCCTGGCGCTCAGCCGGGGGCTCTCGGGGTTGGTGTATGGGGTGAGCACCACCGACCCCTGGGTCCTCGCGGGCGTGGCGACGCTCCTGCTGGGCGTCGCGTTGCTCGCGAGCTGGCTGCCGGCCCGCAGGGCCTCTCGCGTGGACCCGATGACGGTGCTGCGCTCGGGG